A window of the Kosakonia sp. BYX6 genome harbors these coding sequences:
- the hpt gene encoding hypoxanthine phosphoribosyltransferase — translation MKHKVEVMIPEAEINARVAELGRQITERYKDSGSEMVLVGLLRGSFMFMADLCREVQVSHEVDFMTASSYGSGMSTTRDVKILKDLDEDIRGKDVLIVEDIIDSGNTLSKVREILSLREPKSLAICTLLDKPSRREVDVPVEFIGFSIPDEFVVGYGIDYAQRYRHLPYVGKVVMLDE, via the coding sequence ATGAAACACAAAGTTGAAGTGATGATCCCGGAAGCGGAGATCAACGCGCGCGTCGCCGAATTGGGCCGTCAAATCACTGAGCGTTACAAAGATAGCGGCAGCGAAATGGTGCTGGTGGGGCTGTTACGCGGCTCATTTATGTTTATGGCCGACCTGTGTCGTGAAGTGCAGGTTTCCCATGAAGTCGATTTTATGACCGCCTCCAGCTACGGCAGCGGCATGTCGACCACCCGCGATGTGAAAATCCTCAAAGATCTTGATGAAGATATCCGCGGCAAAGACGTGTTGATCGTCGAAGACATTATCGACTCTGGCAATACGCTGTCGAAAGTGCGTGAAATCCTCAGCCTGCGTGAGCCGAAATCACTGGCGATTTGCACCCTGCTGGATAAACCGTCCCGTCGCGAAGTGGACGTTCCTGTCGAATTTATCGGCTTTTCCATTCCGGATGAGTTTGTGGTGGGTTACGGCATTGATTACGCGCAGCGTTATCGCCATCTGCCGTATGTCGGCAAAGTAGTGATGCTGGACGAATAA
- a CDS encoding glucose/quinate/shikimate family membrane-bound PQQ-dependent dehydrogenase: MAETKTQRSRLLITLTTLFAAFCGLYLLIGGVWLISIGGSWYYPIAGLVMLGVTWLLWKGKRTALWLYAALLLATMIWGVWEVGFDFWALTPRSDILVFFGIWLILPFVWRRLIVPSSGAVAALVVALLISGGILTWAGFNDPQEVNGTLSADATAAAPISQVADSDWPAYGRNQEGQRYSPLKQINADNVKNLKEAWVFRTGDLKLPTDPGEITNEVTPIKVGDTLFLCTAHQRLFALDAATGKEKWHFDPQLNANPSFQHVTCRGVSYHEATAENASPDVVANCPRRIILPVNDGRLFAVNADNGKLCDGFANKGVLNLQTNMPVTTPGMYEPTSPPIVTDKVIIIAGAVTDNFSTREPSGVIRGFDINTGELLWAFDPGAKDPNAIPSDEHHFTLNSPNSWAPAAYDAKLDIVYLPMGVTTPDIWGGNRTPEQERFASSIVALNATTGKLVWNYQTVHHDLWDMDMPSQPTLADINVNGKTVPVIYAPAKTGNIFVLDRRNGELVVPAPEKPVPQGAAKGDYVTKTQPFSDLSFRPKKDLSGADMWGATMFDQLVCRVMFHQMRYEGIFTPPSEQGTLVFPGNLGMFEWGGISVDPNRQVAIANPMALPFVSKLIPRGPGNPMEPPKDAQGTGSESGIQPQYGVPYGVTLNPFLSPFGLPCKQPAWGYISALDLKTNQVVWKKRIGTPQDSMPFPMPFKVPFNMGMPMLGGPISTAGNVLFIAGTADNYLRAYNMSNGEKLWQGRLPAGGQATPMTYEVNGKQYVVISAGGHGSFGTKMGDYIVAYALPDDAK, translated from the coding sequence ATGGCAGAAACTAAAACTCAACGGTCGCGGCTACTTATTACGCTGACGACGCTGTTTGCAGCCTTTTGCGGGCTGTATCTTTTAATCGGTGGAGTCTGGCTTATTTCCATTGGCGGCTCCTGGTACTACCCCATCGCCGGTCTGGTGATGCTGGGTGTCACATGGTTACTCTGGAAAGGAAAACGCACCGCGCTTTGGTTGTATGCCGCGCTGCTGCTCGCCACCATGATTTGGGGCGTCTGGGAAGTTGGCTTCGACTTCTGGGCGCTGACGCCGCGAAGCGATATTCTCGTCTTCTTCGGTATCTGGTTGATTCTGCCGTTTGTCTGGCGTCGACTGATTGTCCCGTCCAGCGGCGCAGTCGCTGCGCTGGTGGTTGCCCTGCTGATCAGCGGCGGCATTCTCACCTGGGCAGGCTTTAACGATCCGCAAGAAGTTAACGGCACGCTGAGCGCCGATGCCACTGCGGCAGCGCCGATTTCCCAGGTTGCCGACAGCGACTGGCCTGCCTACGGTCGTAACCAGGAAGGCCAGCGTTACTCCCCGCTTAAGCAAATCAACGCCGATAACGTTAAAAACCTGAAAGAAGCCTGGGTGTTCCGTACCGGTGATCTGAAATTGCCGACCGATCCGGGTGAAATCACCAATGAAGTGACCCCCATTAAAGTCGGCGACACCTTATTCCTCTGTACGGCGCACCAGCGCTTGTTCGCACTCGACGCGGCGACCGGCAAAGAGAAGTGGCATTTCGACCCGCAGCTCAATGCGAACCCGAGCTTCCAGCACGTGACTTGCCGTGGTGTTTCCTACCATGAAGCCACCGCAGAAAACGCCAGCCCGGATGTGGTGGCGAACTGCCCGCGTCGCATTATTCTGCCGGTGAACGATGGCCGTCTGTTTGCAGTTAACGCAGATAACGGCAAGCTGTGCGACGGCTTTGCCAACAAAGGCGTTCTGAACCTGCAAACCAACATGCCGGTGACCACGCCGGGCATGTACGAACCGACGTCTCCGCCGATTGTCACCGACAAAGTGATTATTATTGCGGGTGCAGTGACGGATAACTTCTCTACCCGTGAACCGTCCGGTGTGATTCGTGGTTTCGATATCAATACAGGCGAGCTGCTGTGGGCCTTCGATCCGGGCGCGAAAGATCCTAACGCTATCCCGTCGGATGAACACCACTTCACCCTTAACTCGCCGAACTCCTGGGCTCCTGCGGCGTATGACGCGAAGCTGGATATCGTTTATCTGCCGATGGGCGTAACAACGCCGGATATCTGGGGCGGTAACCGCACACCCGAGCAGGAGCGTTTCGCCAGTTCCATCGTTGCGCTGAATGCCACCACCGGTAAGCTGGTCTGGAATTATCAGACCGTACACCACGACCTGTGGGATATGGATATGCCGTCTCAGCCGACGCTGGCGGATATCAATGTCAATGGCAAAACCGTACCGGTCATTTACGCCCCGGCGAAAACCGGCAACATCTTTGTGCTGGATCGCCGTAACGGTGAACTGGTGGTGCCAGCGCCGGAAAAACCGGTACCGCAGGGTGCGGCGAAAGGCGATTACGTCACCAAAACGCAGCCCTTCTCTGACCTGAGTTTCCGTCCGAAGAAAGATCTGAGCGGTGCGGATATGTGGGGCGCGACCATGTTCGACCAACTGGTCTGCCGCGTGATGTTCCATCAGATGCGTTATGAAGGCATTTTCACACCGCCGTCCGAGCAAGGCACGCTGGTGTTCCCGGGTAACCTCGGCATGTTCGAATGGGGCGGTATCTCCGTCGATCCGAACCGCCAGGTGGCGATTGCCAACCCGATGGCGCTGCCGTTTGTCTCCAAACTGATCCCGCGTGGTCCAGGCAACCCGATGGAGCCGCCGAAAGACGCGCAGGGCACCGGTTCCGAATCCGGTATTCAGCCGCAGTACGGCGTGCCGTATGGCGTGACGCTGAACCCGTTCCTGTCACCGTTTGGTCTGCCGTGTAAGCAACCGGCCTGGGGTTATATTTCCGCACTGGATCTGAAAACTAACCAAGTTGTATGGAAGAAACGTATTGGTACGCCGCAGGACAGCATGCCGTTCCCGATGCCGTTTAAAGTGCCGTTCAATATGGGTATGCCGATGCTGGGCGGCCCGATTTCCACAGCGGGTAATGTGCTGTTTATCGCCGGTACCGCAGATAACTACCTACGCGCCTACAATATGAGCAACGGTGAAAAACTGTGGCAAGGTCGTCTGCCCGCGGGCGGTCAGGCAACACCGATGACCTATGAGGTGAATGGCAAGCAGTATGTAGTCATTTCCGCAGGCGGTCACGGTTCGTTCGGCACCAAAATGGGCGATTACATTGTCGCTTATGCCCTGCCGGATGATGCGAAGTAA